From the genome of Populus trichocarpa isolate Nisqually-1 chromosome 15, P.trichocarpa_v4.1, whole genome shotgun sequence, one region includes:
- the LOC7453794 gene encoding histone deacetylase 6, whose protein sequence is MEDITGGASLPSTGTDAKKRRVTYFYEPTIGDYYYGQGHPMKPHRIRMAHNLIVHYALHRRMEINRPFPAGPTDIRKFHSDEYVEFLSSVSPQSVGDPAFGRQLKRFNVGEDCPVFDGLFGFCQASAGGSIGAAVKLNRGDADIALNWAGGLHHAKKSEASGFCYVNDIVLGILELLKVHRRVLYVDIDVHHGDGVEEAFYTTDRVMTVSFHKYGDFFPGTGHIKDTGAGQGKSYALNIPLNDGMDDENFRGLFRPLIQKVMEVYQPDAVVLQCGADSLSGDRLGCFNLSVKGHADCLRFLRSYNVPLMVLGGGGYTIRNVARCWCYETAVAVGVEPDNKLPYNEYFEYFGPDYTLHVEPSNVENLNSPKDMERIRNILLEQLSRLPNAPSVPFQTTPPTTEVPEEAEEDMDQRPKRRIWNGEDFESDHDEDEKPGPRFFNADAQPNNKIRDGVDAMEEDKKEHPGL, encoded by the exons atGGAGGACATCACCGGAGGCGCATCTTTACCATCAACAGGAACAGACGCAAAAAAACGCCGAGTCACCTACTTCTACGAACCCACAATCGGCGACTACTACTACGGTCAAGGCCACCCAATGAAACCCCATAGAATCCGTATGGCCCACAACTTGATAGTCCACTACGCTCTCCACCGTCGGATGGAAATCAACCGTCCATTCCCAGCAGGTCCTACAGACATACGAAAGTTCCATTCTGATGAGTACGTGGAATTCTTGTCTTCAGTGTCGCCACAATCTGTGGGTGATCCAGCATTTGGGAGGCAGTTGAAGAGGTTTAATGTTGGCGAAGATTGCCCAGTTTTTGATGGGTTATTTGGGTTTTGCCAAGCCTCTGCTGGTGGCTCTATTGGTGCTGCTGTTAAGCTTAATAGAGGGGATGCTGATATTGCTTTGAATTGGGCTGGTGGCTTACATCATGCTAAGAAGAGTGAGGCTTCTGGGTTTTGTTATGTTAATGATATTGTTCTTGGCATTCTTGAGTTGCTCAAAGTTCACAGG CGTGTACTGTATGTAGATATTGATGTCCACCACGGAGATGGTGTTGAGGAGGCATTCTACACTACTGACAGGGTTATGACAGTGTCCTTCCATAAATATGGAGATTTCTTTCCAGGGACTGGGCACATTAAAGACACTGGTGCTGGGCAGGGGAAAAGCTATGCCCTGAATATTCCATTGAATGATGGGATGGATGATGAAAATTTCCGTGGTCTGTTTCGGCCTCTAATCCAAAAAGTGATGGAGGTTTATCAACCTGATGCAGTTGTTCTCCAATGTGGTGCAGATTCGTTGTCTGGTGATAGGTTGGGGTGTTTCAATTTGTCTGTTAAGGGCCATGCAGACTGCCTTCGTTTTCTTAGATCTTATAATGTTCCTCTGATGGTCTTGGGTGGGGGTGGCTATACTATCAGGAATGTTGCCCGTTGCTGGTGCTAtgag ACAGCTGTTGCAGTTGGGGTGGAACCAGATAATAAATTGCCTTACAATGAGTACTTTGAGTACTTTGGCCCTGATTATACACTTCATGTTGAGCCATCCAACGTGGAGAACCTAAACTCACCCAAAGATATGGAGAGAATAAG GAACATACTGCTAGAGCAACTTTCTCGACTGCCCAATGCTCCCAGTGTACCTTTTCAAACAACACCACCCACAACTGAAGTTCCGGAAGAG GCTGAAGAGGACATGGATCAAAGACCAAAGCGTCGCATATGGAATGGTGAGGATTTTGAGTCTGATCATGATGAAGATGAGAAACCTGGACCTAGATTTTTCAATGCTGATGCACAGCCAAATAATAAGATAAG GGATGGTGTGGATGCGATGGAAGAAGACAAGAAAGAGCATCCAGGGTTGTGA
- the LOC7453792 gene encoding uncharacterized protein LOC7453792 produces the protein MLMFLFRGASMCMKRHRCPYPFVLMSSPYNKSSLRCHLPLRAINQKESEETEQMPLTALQIRPFTPFPIQISHHTYRTIIKLSSKTLSKPLQIKSKSQETHHDFTPQTRTQEDGIPIEDVKIIAKFKSRHNYIRVLEISRKADHPFAGSRLLLLDAPGNIHSISFLFKSLTNTYFDVFAALPPIIPPGPIAILGFGAGSAARLLLELYPGVVVHGWELDSSVIDVGREFFGLKKLEKQYPDRLFIYVGNALSAKVKDGFSGILVDLFCKGSLIPELQDPNTWEKLRKSLRKGGRIMVNVGGSCVEAEDKRRDGKVVMEDTLKAMHQVFGDRLFVLNLGNRKDDSSLALTGKLPDLDAWKKVLPRSLSCYVDMWRPLSL, from the coding sequence ATGTTAATGTTCTTATTCAGGGGAGCATCTATGTGCATGAAACGACACCGTTGTCCGTATCCTTTTGTTCTCATGTCATCGCCTTATAATAAATCTTCGCTTCGCTGCCACTTGCCACTAAGAGCCATTAACCAGAAAGAAAGCGAAGAGACAGAGCAAATGCCTCTAACAGCTCTTCAAATTCGACCGTTTACCCCCTTCCCAATTCAAATATCTCACCATACCTACCGTACAATCATCAAACTCTCCTCCAAAACCCTTTCAAAACCTCTCcaaataaaatccaaatctCAAGAAACCCACCACGATTTCACCCCCCAAACCAGGACTCAAGAGGATGGCATCCCCATTGAAGATGTCAAAATCATAGCCAAATTCAAGTCTAGACACAACTACATTCGGGTCCTCGAAATCTCTCGAAAAGCTGATCACCCTTTTGCAGGTTCTAGACTCCTCCTCTTAGATGCTCCTGGAAACATTCACAGCATTTCCTTCCTCTTCAAATCACTAACCAACACTTATTTCGACGTTTTTGCTGCTTTGCCCCCCATCATACCCCCTGGACCCATTGCCATTCTCGGATTCGGAGCGGGTTCCGCAGCTCGTTTGCTGCTAGAATTGTATCCAGGAGTGGTGGTCCATGGATGGGAGCTTGACTCATCGGTGATTGATGTTGGGAGAGAGTTTTTTGGTCTCAAAAAGCTCGAAAAACAATACCCAGATAGGCTTTTTATTTACGTTGGAAATGCATTATCTGCTAAAGTTAAAGATGGGTTCTCAGGGATTcttgttgatttgttttgtaaAGGAAGCTTGATACCTGAACTTCAAGATCCAAACACTTGGGAGAAATTAAGGAAGAGTTTGAGGAAAGGCGGGCGAATCATGGTGAATGTTGGGGGTAGTTGTGTGGAGGCTGAGGATAAAAGAAGGGATGGTAAGGTGGTTATGGAAGATACTTTGAAGGCAATGCACCAGGTTTTCGGTGATAGGCTTTTTGTATTGAATCTTGGGAATCGAAAGGACGATAGCTCGCTCGCTCTCACCGGTAAATTGCCGGATCTTGATGCTTGGAAGAAGGTGCTTCCCAGATCTTTGAGCTGCTATGTTGATATGTGGAGACCCCTTAGTCTTTAG
- the LOC112324319 gene encoding putative pentatricopeptide repeat-containing protein At1g64310 has product MLIKFQSLFLQLSKTHQTLSRTKQLHALVTKTHLVQDPFYATKLVRFYALNNDLSSARNLFDKTPQRSVFLWNSIIRAYAQAHKFDDAFLLYTKMIGFDVIPDKYTYACLIRACCEDFYVDGLRIVHGGVIVSGLGLDSVTCSALVTGYSKMGLVGEASKVFCGVFEPDLVLWNAMISGCGYCGFGDKGLLFFNEMRDNGNKRPDGYTFVALISGLANSSSLELGQGIHGLCLKSGFDFNDHVGSSLVSMYSRFSCINLAYSVFRSLCQPDLVTWSALITGFSQAGDHEKALLFYKNLNLAGKKPDSVLIASVLVATAQLANVGPGAQIHGYIVRYGFESHVMVSSALIDMYSKCGFVGLGLRVFENMPNRNIVSYNSIISGLGLHGLASQAFDMFTEIVEKGLKPDESTFSALLCACCHAGLVKDGREIFRRMKDEFWIQARTEHYVHIVKLLGMAGELDEAYNFILSLKQPVDSGIWGALLSCCDAHGDSELAEIVAQQLFDGEPKKGAYRVMLSNVYAGDGRWVDVEKMRDYITTAGAEKMPGLSRIGSY; this is encoded by the coding sequence ATGTTGATTAAATTTCAGTCACTTTTCTTACAACTTTCAAAAACCCATCAAACACTATCAAGAACCAAACAATTACATGCTTTAGTAACCAAAACCCACCTCGTACAAGACCCATTTTATGCAACAAAACTTGTAAGATTCTATGCTTTAAACAATGACCTCTCCTCTGCTCGTAACCTGTTTGATAAAACTCCTCAACGCAGTGTTTTCTTATGGAATTCCATCATCAGAGCTTATGCTCAAGCTCATAAATTTGATGATGCATTCTTGCTGTACACAAAGATGATTGGATTTGATGTAATACCAGATAAGTATACGTATGCGTGTCTTATACGTGCATGTTGTGAGGATTTTTATGTGGATGGGTTGAGAATTGTTCACGGAGGAGTGATTGTTTCCGGTCTGGGATTGGATTCGGTTACTTGCAGTGCATTAGTTACAGGTTACTCAAAAATGGGTCTTGTTGGTGAAGCAAGCAAGGTGTTTTGTGGGGTTTTTGAACCAGATTTGGTTCTGTGGAATGCTATGATTTCTGGCTGTGGTTATTGTGGATTTGGTGATAAagggttgcttttttttaatgaaatgagaGACAACGGGAATAAAAGGCCAGATGGTTATACCTTTGTTGCGTTAATCTCGGGTTTAGCAAATTCTAGCTCGCTTGAGCTTGGCCAAGGAATTCATGGGTTATGCTTGAAAAGtggttttgattttaatgaTCATGTAGGCAGTTCACTTGTCAGCATGTATTCGAGATTTAGTTGCATCAATCTGGCATATAGTGTATTTAGAAGTTTATGCCAGCCCGATTTAGTAACATGGTCTGCTTTGATAACTGGATTTTCTCAGGCTGGAGACCATGAGAAGGCATTGCTTTTCTACAAGAATCTGAATTTGGCGGGTAAAAAGCCAGATTCTGTTTTGATTGCTAGTGTATTGGTGGCAACAGCTCAATTGGCAAATGTAGGGCCTGGTGCTCAGATACATGGTTACATAGTTCGATATGGATTTGAATCACATGTCATGGTTTCTTCTGCTCTAATAGATATGTATTCAAAGTGCGGTTTTGTGGGATTGGGGCTTCGTgtctttgagaatatgccaaaCAGGAATATTGTTTCATACAATTCTATAATATCAGGTCTTGGCTTGCATGGACTTGCTTCCCAAGCTTTTGACATGTTTACGGAGATAGTAGAGAAAGGATTGAAACCTGATGAGTCTACTTTCTCTGCTCTCCTTTGTGCTTGCTGCCATGCTGGCCTTGTTAAAGATGGAAGGGAAATTTTCAGAAGGATGAAAGATGAGTTTTGGATCCAAGCTAGAACAGAGCATTATGTTCACATTGTAAAGCTTCTTGGGATGGCAGGAGAGCTGGACGAGGCATATAATTTTATCCTGTCCTTGAAGCAACCAGTAGATTCTGGCATTTGGGGAGCATTGCTGTCATGCTGCGATGCTCATGGGGATTCTGAGTTGGCAGAAATTGTGGCCCAGCAGCTTTTTGACGGCGAGCCCAAAAAGGGTGCCTACAGAGTCATGCTTTCTAACGTATATGCTGGCGATGGGAGATGGGTTGATGTTGAGAAGATGAGAGATTATATAACTACTGCTGGAGCAGAGAAGATGCCTGGTCTTAGTAGGATTGGAAGTTATTGA
- the LOC7453789 gene encoding protein LATERAL ORGAN BOUNDARIES produces MASSSSYNSPCAACKFLRRKCMPGCIFAPYFPPEEPQKFANVHKIFGASNVTKLLNELLPHQREDAVNSLAYEAEARVRDPVYGCVGAISFLQRQVHRLQKELDSANADLIRYACNEIPTALPAPPGASSIQSMAPRQRPVEYNNRRMGNEGGYYQAPGMPIPYTLPWNDNPSGDSNEGGGEGNM; encoded by the coding sequence ATGGCTTCATCCAGCTCTTACAACTCTCCCTGTGCTGCCTGCAAGTTCTTGAGGAGGAAATGCATGCCAGGCTGCATTTTTGCACCTTACTTCCCACCAGAGGAACCTCAAAAATTTGCCAATGTTCACAAGATCTTTGGAGCAAGCAATGTGACCAAGCTCCTCAATGAGCTTCTCCCTCACCAAAGAGAGGATGCAGTGAACTCCCTTGCATACGAAGCCGAGGCAAGAGTAAGGGACCCGGTTTATGGCTGTGTTGGTGCTATCTCCTTTCTCCAGAGACAAGTTCATAGGCTCCAGAAGGAACTTGATTCTGCCAATGCTGATCTGATTCGCTATGCCTGCAATGAAATCCCAACTGCATTGCCTGCACCACCAGGGGCAAGCTCAATTCAATCAATGGCTCCTCGTCAAAGGCCGGttgaatataataatagaagGATGGGCAATGAAGGGGGTTACTATCAAGCTCCAGGCATGCCAATACCTTATACTCTTCCTTGGAATGATAACCCTTCAGGGGATTCCaatgaaggaggaggagaagggaaCATGTGA